In Erigeron canadensis isolate Cc75 chromosome 1, C_canadensis_v1, whole genome shotgun sequence, a single window of DNA contains:
- the LOC122585668 gene encoding uncharacterized protein LOC122585668: protein MNFLCTRNMSEESSTSQQNIVSCPFLRNINEPTNFSFSSSVAIPLPVRGTKGPIFEDGPNFDTAFRVFHGQNGVVPLSEPLSSHGPSNMRSEPPAQQFHPLAAKAATISLSGFGGAFGFDAFNEMFKNQQKPSKKKSSRKSDSSHEAMSEEWLQNGKCPMAKSYRSVTNILPIMAKAIKLPSGINYRCPPIIVAARAAVAKTALAKNLRPQPLPAKVLVIGVIGMAANVPLGIWREHTKKFSPSWFAAVHAAVPFIGMLRKSVLMPKSAMAFVIASSVLGQVIGSRAERYRLKTTVRGSNQVELTGVHCGELVEFKSVPLQVAGPV, encoded by the exons ATGAACTTTTTATGTACTAGGAACATGTCTGAGGAATCGTCGACTTCCCAACAAAACATTGTTAGTTGTCCATTTTTGCGTAACATCAACGAACCAACTAATTTCTCGTTTTCTTCATCCGTGGCTATCCCATTGCCG GTACGGGGAACCAAAGGTCCTATATTTGAGGACGGGCCCAATTTTGATACGGCTTTTAGGGTCTTCCATgggcaaaatggtgtggttccGCTTTCTGAGCCATTATCATCACATGGTCCTAGTAACATGAGGTCCGAACCACCTGCACAACAGTTCCACCCTTTAGCGGCTAAGGCAGCTACCATTAGCCTCTCGGGTTTTGGCGGGGCCTTCGGTTTTGATGCATTCAATGAAATGTTCAAGAATCAACAAAAACCATCCAAGAAAAAGTCTTCAAGG AAAAGTGACTCTAGCCATGAGGCAATGAGCGAAGAATGGCTTCAAAATGGAAAATGTCCTATGGCTAAATCCTACAGATCAGTCACAAACATTCTACCAATAATGGCTAAAGCAATTAAACTCCCATCGGGCATAAACTATCGTTGCCCACCAATCATCGTGGCTGCAAGGGCTGCAGTAGCTAAAACGGCTTTAGCAAAAAACCTCAGGCCGCAACCACTGCCTGCAAAAGTACTAGTTATCGGGGTCATCGGAATGGCGGCTAATGTCCCATTAGGGATATGGAGAGAACATACTAAAAAATTCTCTCCTTCTTGGTTTGCAGCAGTACATGCCGCGGTTCCTTTTATTGGCATGCTTAGAAAGTCAGTTTTGATGCCCAAATCTGCTATGGCTTTTGTAATAGCTTCTTCGGTTTTGGGTCAGGTGATCGGGTCTAGGGCTGAACGGTATCGTCTAAAAACAACTGTTCGTGGGTCGAATCAGGTTGAACTTACTGGTGTTCATTGTGGTGAGTTGGTTGAGTTCAAATCCGTACCATTGCAAGTCGCTGGACCGGTCTAA
- the LOC122585667 gene encoding RNA pseudouridine synthase 5, translated as MAMKNSDTTTYTPSPTTSFGKPWPEFNDGLTYRDILRSPDSGLTLIDYYSAKHQSSAPLLGWLQRIENGQITVDGVVVADPTTVLRARTELVYHRLPWREPYAPHLLEVLFEDDHLIALNKPSGLQVLPGGLFQQRTVLTQLQWRMKNQGSSLSDEESCPVPVHRLGRGTSGILLCAKTKVAKTRLAALFADKTSAVVGNRKSDNEVNHVGKMSKIYRALACGVINEDEVVIDQPIGTLKYPGVAKGLYVASPSGKPALSKVHVLRRDVENNQTVVQVEIQSGRPHQIRIHLSFIGHPLIGDPLYVAGGIPKCFDPETVDETVAEDGGYHRPTNPVPGDCGYYLHAHQLVLCHPMTKEVFKITAPLPPVFVSHELRE; from the exons ATGGCTATGAAAAATTCAGATACAACAACTTATACTCCATCTCCAACGACGTCGTTTGGTAAACCTTGGCCGGAGTTCAATGACGGCCTTACTTACCGCGACATTCTCCGATCACCTGATTCCG GTTTGACTTTAATTGACTACTACTCCGCTAAGCATCAAAGCTCAGCTCCTTTATTAGG TTGGTTGCAGAGGATCGAGAATGGTCAG ATAACAGTTGATGGTGTAGTTGTTGCCGATCCTACGACTGTCTTAAG GGCTCGTACAGAACTTGTGTATCATAGACTTCCTTGGAGAGAACCGTATGCGCCACACTTACTTGAAGTTTTATTTGAAGACGATCATTTG ATTGCTCTAAATAAACCATCTGGTCTACAAGTTTTACCCGGGGGACTATTTCAGCAGCGAACAGTCCTGACACAGCTCCAATGGCGTATGAAAAATCAAGGATCATCATTATCAGATGAAGAATCATGCCCTGTTCCAGTTCATAGGCTTGGAAGAGGCACATCAG GAATCTTACTTTGTGCAAAGACGAAGGTTGCAAAAACTCGTCTGGCAGCTCTCTTTGCTGACAAAACATCTGCGGTTGTCGGAAACAG AAAATCTGACAATGAGGTCAATCACGTGGGCAAAATGTCTAAGATATACAGGGCATTAGCATGTGGAGTTATAAATGAGGATGAG GTTGTCATTGATCAGCCAATCGGAACCTTGAAATATCCAGGAGTCGCTAAAGGATTATATGTTGCTTCTCCTTCAG gGAAACCAGCATTGAGCAAAGTTCATGTTCTGAGGAGAGATGTAGAGAATAACCAGACAGTTGTTCAG GTGGAGATTCAATCTGGCAGGCCCCACCAAATCAGAATTCATCTTTCGTTCATTGGCCATCCTTTGATAG GTGACCCACTTTATGTGGCTGGTGGGATACCGAAGTGTTTTGATCCTGAAACTGTAGATGAAACAGTAGCGGAAGATGG AGGGTATCACAGGCCTACGAATCCTGTTCCTGGAGATTGTGGGTACTACTTGCATGCTCATCAGCTAGTCCTTTGTCACCCGATGACGAAAGAG GTGTTTAAAATTACAGCACCCCTACCGCCTGTCTTTGTAAGTCACGAGTTAAGAGAATGA